The DNA window AAGCGGAATCATCACACCGCCGGCAATCCCCTGCACCGCACGAAAAAAAATGATCGACGAAAGACTCCAGGCAAGGGAGCCGCCGAGCGATCCGCACACAAACAACGCAAGACCGATCATGAACAAGTTCTTCTTCCCGATTTTTTCGCTCAAATAGCCAGTGAGCGGCATCGCCATCCCCATCGTCACCATAAAGATCGTCAAAATCCAGCTCACTTCAATCGGATTCGCGTCAAAAACATCCTGAAAGTAAGGCAACGCCGGATTCATCATGCTGTTGTTCAAAATCAACGTGAACGCGCCAAGCAAGACCGAGATGACCACGAGCCATTTTTCCGCGAAAATTCGCCGCATCACTTCCATCCCCCAACATTTCGTTTCCCGAAAGATCTTCTCCCCACACTATACCACTTGAGCCGCGGCGTGTTTAGAAATATGCACCGGAAGCGAGAGGGGACGCGAGAAGGGTGATTTGGTTGATCCAGCGGACTTATCCACAGATTTCGGTGATGATTGGAGCAAAAATACCCTTCATTGGAGCGAAAACAGCCTTCATTGGAGCAAAAGTGCCCTTCATTGGAGCAAAAACAGCCTCGATTGGAGCAAAACCCGCATTTGTAAAAAAAAACCTGGCTTGCGCCAAGTCATAAGTTTAATCTTCTTGCTGCAGCAGAGCCTCCGCCTGTTTGACTTTCCGGTAAGCGGCCCCTGATATCCAAATGCTGATTTCGTACAAGATGACGAGCGGGACCATCACGACAAGCTGCGAAACGACATCCGGCGGCGTAATCAGCCCGGCGACGATAAGCAAAACAAAATAGGCGTATTTGCGGATCGCGCGCAAAAACATCGGCGTGATCAAGCCGAGCCGCGTCAAAAACATCGCCAGCAACGGCAATTCGAACACAAAGCCGAACGGCAGCGTCAGCTGCACGAGAAACGTAAAATATTCATAAATGCCAAACGTGCCTTCGATTTGCAAATCGTTCGTCAAGCCGATTAAGAAGTCCATAACGAACGGCAAAAGCACGAAATAGGAAAACCCGAGGCCAGCCAAAAAGAGCAGGAGTGTCAGCGGGATGTACATGAGCGTAATGCGCCGCTCATGGTCGTACAAGCCGGGGCTGACGAACGCCCACAATTGATATAAAAGTAGCGGGCCGGTCAACACGAGCGCGAGAATGAAGGCGCATTCCATGTAGACGAACATCGGATCGGTCAGCCGGAACGCGTTCAGCGAAAGGCGTTCCGTCATCGGCGCGTGTTCCAGCATCACGATGATCGGTTTCGATAAAAACAGTCCGGCGACGAAGGCGACGATGAAAAAAACCGCACACACGAACAGCCGCCTCCGTAGTTCGGCGACATGTTCCATAAAGCCCATTTGTTGTTCATTCATAGTAACATCACCCGATTAGTCTTTCTTAACGGTTTTCGATTCGCCTTTCTTGTCCTCGTCATCATCGTCGACCAATCCTTTCGTTGCATGTTTGAATTCACGCAACGTGCTGCCGAAAGCTTTGCCGAGTTGAGGCAAACGTTTCGGTCCAAAAATAACGAGAGCCACAATGGCAATCAAAACAATGCTTCCTGCTCCGAGCATTTCGCTCACCTCCGTTCTAGATGTTGGTGCAACCTTATTGTAAAGGATAGTGTTTCAAGAAGTACAACAACGACTCGAGTTCGACGGACAAATCAATATGATGGACGCGAATCTGTTCCGGCACGGATAACCGGGCCGGCGTAAAATTTAAAATGCCCGCAATGCCCGAGTCGACGATTTCATCAGCGACCATCTGTGCCGCCGTCGCCGGCACGGTGAGAATCGCCACTGGAATTTCGCCGGCGACTTTTTCCCGGAAATTTTTTATATCGTAAACGGGAACGCCGCCGATTTCCTTGCCGACCGTGGCCGGATCGGAATCAAAAGCCATGACGATTTGCGTTCCGCTGTTTTTCATGAAATTGTAGCGCAGCAACGCCGTGCCGAGATTGCCGACGCCGATCAGCGTCACTTTCGTCAATTCGTCCTGATTGAGCGTCTTCCGAAAGAATTCCAGCAATGACTCAACATTGTAGCCGTATCCTTTGCGGCCGAGCGCCCCGAAATACGAAAAATCGCGGCGGATCGTGGCCGAATCGACTTTGACGGCATGGCTCAGTTCTTTCGAGGAGACGCGCTGCTTTCCGGTTTCATGCAAGTTTTTCAAGAAACGGTAATACAGTGGCAAACGCTTGGCCGTCGCCTGCGGAATTCTTGCCTCATTTTTCTTCATCCGGATGTTCGTCCCATCTTCGGTAAAGTCCGCTCTTTCCGCCGGTCTTCTCCACCAAATAGGTTGGGCCGATGACGATGCCCTTATCCACGGCTTTGCACATATCGTATACGGTCAACGCCGCCGCACTCACCGCCGTCAGCGCCTCCATTTCGACCCCCGTCACCGCTTTCGTCTTCACTTCGGCCTCGATCGTTAACCGATATCCGTCATCGGTCTTCCAGTCAAAGCGAAGATCGACGCCGGTCAACGGCAGCGCATGACACATCGGAATCCACTCCGGCGTCTTCTTCGCAGCCATAACCCCGGCCACTTGCGCAACCGCCAGCACATTCCCTTTTTTTAACGTCTGTTGTTCGATGCCTTCGTAAACTTCCCTTTTCACTTCCACTTCCGTGCGCGCCACGGCCGTCCGCACGGTAACGTCTTTCGCGGTAACGTCCACCATGCGAGCCCTTCCCTGCTCGTTCATATGCGTGAAATCCTTCATGGACATCTACCTTTCGGCTCTTGCTTGTCTCAAACTCTTATTGCGCCCGACAGAGCGAACGCATCTACATCTTCACGATTGTACCATATTTCCGGCGTTTGCCGCCGCCCACCGGCACGTCTTCGCGGAAATGCCAATCTGCCTTTATTTTAACGAACATCCGGCAGGAAGTACAATTCAGCGCGGGCCATCTATCGTAAATCGTTGAACGATTGCGCTCCGTCCGCTACACTTGAAGCGGTGAAGCCAATGATTCTTTTACAAGTCAACCAACTGGCGAAATCGTTTGGCGGGGACATCGTCCTGTCCAACGTTTCCCTTGAAGTGAAAACACGCGACCGCATCGGGCTTGTCGGACGCAACGGCGCGGGCAAATCGACATTGCTCAAAATCATCGCGGGTGAACTGTCATACGATTCCGGCGACATTTCGAAGCCGAAAGACGTTTCGATCGGTTACATGGCGCAAAACACGGCGCTCGATTCGGAAAAAACGATTTGGGACGAAATGATGCAAGTCTTCGCCCCGCTCGTTCGCATGGAAAAGCAATTGCGCGAGCTTGAACTGAAAATGGCCGAGCATTATGACGAAAAAGTGCTCTCCGAATATGACGAGCTGCAACAGGCTTATAAAATTGACGGCGGATTCACGTACAAAGCGGATATTCGCGCCGTACTGAACGGCCTGCATTTCGGAGACGTCGACGAATCGACACCCATTTCCACGCTGAGCGGCGGGCAAAAAACCCGTCTGGCGCTCGCGAAAAAGCTGCTCGAAAAGCCGGACGTCCTCATTCTCGATGAACCGACAAATCATCTCGACATTGAAACGTTGACGTGGTTGGAACAGTGGCTCGGCACGTACCCGGGAGCGCTCGTCATCGTCTCGCACGACCGCTATTTTCTTGACCATACGGTCAACCAAGTGTATGAGCTGTCGCGAAACCGTATCGAACGCTTTCCGGGCAATTACAGCAACTACCTCGCGGAAAAAGCGAAGCGCTACGAGCAAGATGTGAAAGCTTACGAGAAACAGCAGAAAGAAGTCGCGAAGCTCGAAGACTTCGTTCAGCGCAATATCGCGCGCGCTTCGACAACGAAAC is part of the Bacillales bacterium genome and encodes:
- the tatC gene encoding twin-arginine translocase subunit TatC; protein product: MNEQQMGFMEHVAELRRRLFVCAVFFIVAFVAGLFLSKPIIVMLEHAPMTERLSLNAFRLTDPMFVYMECAFILALVLTGPLLLYQLWAFVSPGLYDHERRITLMYIPLTLLLFLAGLGFSYFVLLPFVMDFLIGLTNDLQIEGTFGIYEYFTFLVQLTLPFGFVFELPLLAMFLTRLGLITPMFLRAIRKYAYFVLLIVAGLITPPDVVSQLVVMVPLVILYEISIWISGAAYRKVKQAEALLQQED
- a CDS encoding twin-arginine translocase TatA/TatE family subunit, with the translated sequence MLGAGSIVLIAIVALVIFGPKRLPQLGKAFGSTLREFKHATKGLVDDDDEDKKGESKTVKKD
- a CDS encoding redox-sensing transcriptional repressor Rex codes for the protein MKKNEARIPQATAKRLPLYYRFLKNLHETGKQRVSSKELSHAVKVDSATIRRDFSYFGALGRKGYGYNVESLLEFFRKTLNQDELTKVTLIGVGNLGTALLRYNFMKNSGTQIVMAFDSDPATVGKEIGGVPVYDIKNFREKVAGEIPVAILTVPATAAQMVADEIVDSGIAGILNFTPARLSVPEQIRVHHIDLSVELESLLYFLKHYPLQ
- the moaC gene encoding cyclic pyranopterin monophosphate synthase MoaC, whose product is MKDFTHMNEQGRARMVDVTAKDVTVRTAVARTEVEVKREVYEGIEQQTLKKGNVLAVAQVAGVMAAKKTPEWIPMCHALPLTGVDLRFDWKTDDGYRLTIEAEVKTKAVTGVEMEALTAVSAAALTVYDMCKAVDKGIVIGPTYLVEKTGGKSGLYRRWDEHPDEEK